Sequence from the Cellulomonas fimi ATCC 484 genome:
CGGCGGCACTGCGCGAGCGGCCGACCACTGCGCGTGTTGACGACCACCTACACGGACTCGACCGAGCGCGAGGCCCTCGATCTTCTCGCCGAGTTGGGCGCCGATGTCCGGGTCTCCTACGACCTTGGTTCGACGCGGCTGCACGCGAAGGCGTGGATCTTCCACCGCACACCGTTCTCGACTGCCTACGTGGGCTCGTCGAACCTGACGCGATCCGCGACGGTCACCGGCCTCGAGTGGAACGTGCGCCTGTCGGCCGCCCGAAACCCTGACGTGATCGCGAAGTTCCAGGCGGTCTATGACAGCTACTGGTCGGCCGGCGACTTCGTCCCCTACGACCCCGAGCAATTCGCCGCCGAGCAGCGGCGAGCTGGGAACAGCGACCACGGCCCCCGCGTCATGCTCAGTCCGCTCGAGGTACGGCCCCATCCCTTCCAGTCACGCCTGCTCGAACTGCTTGAGGTATCGCGTCAGCGCGGCCATCACCGGAACCTGCTCGTCGCGGCCACCGGCACCGGCAAGACAGTCATGGCAGCGCTCGACTACGCCCGGCTTCGACGGCGGCTCGGCAGTGCGCGCCTGCTGTTCGTCGCCCACCGAGAAGAGATCCTCGACCAGAGCCTCGCGACGTTTCGGCACACCCTTCGCGAGACGCAGTTCGGCGAGAAGTGGGTGGGGCAGTCGCGACCGAGGGACTTCGATCACGTCTTCGCGTCCGTCCAGAGCCTCAATGCCAACGGCCTCGGTTCGCTCGACCCTGAGCACTTCGACGTCGTCATCATCGACGAGTTCCACCATGCTGCGGCGGCTTCCTACGAGCGGATCCTCACCGCCGTCAAGCCGAAGGAGCTTCTGGGCCTCACCGCGACCCCTGAGCGCACCGACGGCCTCCCGATCCTGCAGTGGTTCGATCACCGGATTGCCGCCGAACTGCGGCTCTGGGACGCCATCGACCAGCAGCACCTGGCTCCGTTCGTCTACTACGGGGTCCATGACGGGCTCGACCTCAGAGAGGTTCCGTGGCGGCGCGGTCGGGGGTACGACGTCGAGGCGCTCAGCAACCTGTACACAAGTTCCGACGCGTGGGCGCGAAGGGTCATCAAGGAGGTCGCCGCGCGAGCGAATGTCGCGACGCTGCGCGGTCTCGGATTCTGTGTCAGCGTCCAGCACGCACGGTTCATGGCGGAGCACTTCAATCGGCACGGCATTGCTGCGGTGGCCGTCTGGGGTGACAGCCCGCGCTCCGACCGCGAGCAGGCGCTGCGTGACCTGGCCAGCGGCCGCATTCGGGTGCTGTTCTCGGTCGATCTCTTCAACGAGGGCGTGGACGTCCCCGACGTCGACACCATCCTCATGCTCCGGCCGACGGAGAGCCCGACACTCTTCCTCCAGCAGCTCGGTCGGGGCCTGCGCAAGACGCCTCACAAGGGCGCCTGCACGGTTCTCGACTTCGTCGGCATCCACCGTGCCGAGTTTCGATTCGACCGCCGCTTCCGCGCCCTGCTGGGCGGCACGCGCAGGGACGTGGAACACGCCGTCACGGCGGGCTTCCCCTTCCTACCGGCCGGCTGCCACATGCAACTCGACCGAAAGTCGTCCGAGATCGTTCTGCAAAGTGTGCGCGACGCGATTCCGTCACGCTGGCCTGCGAAGGTGGAGGAACTCCGCGCGCTTCGGAGGGATCGTGGCGACCTCACTCTGAGCGCCTTCCTGGAGGATTCCGGCCTCGACCTCGAAGACGTCTACGACGGCACTCACTCGTGGTCCGACCTGCGGACCGCGGCCGACGCGCCCTGCCGTGCCGAAGGGCCGAACGAACGGACGCTTCGCCGCGCGGTTGGGCGCCTTCTGCATGTCAACGACCGGGTCCGGACCGAAGCGCTCACCCGATTCGCGTCGCTCCCGGCCGCTCCAGATGCGGCGTCGTTACGCGAGCGGGATCGGCGGCTTCTTCACATGATGGTCGCTGGCCTCGCTGATCAAGCCATCACGACGGCGACGACACTTCAGGACGCGGTCGATGTGGTGTGGGCGCACCCTCAAGTCCTCGCCGAGCTAGTCGAGCTAGCCGCGGTGCTCGAGCGTCGGATCGACCACGTCCACGAGCCGCTGCTCACGCACCCGCAGGCTCCGCTGCAGGTTCACGCGCGCTACTCGCGGATCGAGATCCTCACCGCGCTGGGCCTCGTCGACGGCGCCAAGGCGTTCGCATGGCAGAGCGGCGTGCTCGACGCCAAGCGCGCCAACGCTGACCTGCTCGCCTTCACGCTCGACAAGAGCAGCGGTGGCTTCTCACCGACGACGCGCTACCGGGACTACGCGATCACCCCCACCCTCATCCACTGGGAGAGCCAGTCAACGACACGCGCGGACAGCGCTACCGGCTTGCGCTACCGGAACCACGAACGCGAGGCCCGGTCGATCCTGCTGTTCGCCCGGCTCCGCGCCGACGACCGCGCGTTCTGGTTCCTCGGACCCGGCACGTACCGCGGCCACGTGGGTGAACGTCCGATGGCCATCACCTGGGAGCTCACGACACCGTTGCCGGGTGACCTCTTCCAGGCTTTCGGCGCCGCGGTGGCGTAGGCCGCCGTCCGATCGCGCAATCGGGTCAGCTTGGCTGCCAGGTCGAGCGCCGCTTGGCGGCGTCGTAGACCACGCCCACCTGTTCGGCCGTCAAGGAGGGCGGGAGCGCCCGCAAGGCCCTGGCCGCCTTGGTCGCTCGGAGGACGAGGACGTCGCCGGGGTGCTCGCGCACGGTCAGCGATCCGGACCCGAGACGGAAGACCAGCACTGCTGCGGCCGTGACGGGGACCCCGGCGGCCGCCGTGAGCAGAGCGGAAGCTCGCGCGGCTTCGTGTCGGGAGTTGCGGAGGTACGGCACGGGCTGGTTGTTCACCCTGACCTGCTTCGACACGACCCAGATGTTCGCGCCGGGATGATGCTTCGAGTTCACGGTGAAGACGCCGGGCGGGCCGATCAGCACGTGATCGATGTCGGAGCTGTTCGCTCCGACCGGAACCGAGTGCAGGATCCGCCAACCGTACGGAGTCAGCCGTTCGAGCTCGGCTCCGATCGACTCCTCGGCCGCCGCGCCGATCCGCCACGCGCGCTCGTCCGTCCGGGCGTCGACGACCTTACCGACCCAGGTCCGGAACCGACCGAGCTGGGCCCGTCGTGCCTCGAGCTCCTCGTTCGCCCGCTTGCGGGCCCCCTGACCCGCCGCTCGCACGCTGAGGTCCTCGTCGAGCCGCGGCGGCCGGGTGTGCTTTCTGGGCCCCTCACCTCCGGGGATCGTGAGTGACGGAACCGCGGGAGCCGTCGGACCCGTGGGAGCAGGCGGCGTCGCGAACGTGAAGCCTGCGTCGGCGAGGCACGCCCAGCGGTCCAAGACCCTGGCGGTGCTCGCGTCCGCCGGCACCAGCTCGCCGCTGACGTTGTCCCGGTAGCCGATCTGCACACCCGTCGCGACGTCGAGGACATACGTCCGGTCCTTGCCGTACCGACGCCAGTGTCGTGTCTCGAACTCCCCCATGACCGACGGATCGGCAGCAACCGGCTCCTGCTGAAGCCGGTACGTCGGCCGTCACGCGCCGAGCTGGACCCACCGGCCCTCCGAGATGACCTCGGTCGTGCCGTCGACGACCGCGATCGCGGTCTGCTCGTCGATGGCGTACGCGGGGACGCCGAGGTCCGCGGCCCACCGCTCGGCGTGCGCGAGGGTGTTCGTGGGGAAGGCGTCGAGGTGCGGGAAGATCGCGAAGTCGACGACGCCGAGCGTCCGGTCGTCCGGGGCGGACGGCCACTCGACGAAGTACTGCCCGATGCGGGGCGTCATGACCATGCTGCCCGCGCTGACCCCGACCCAGACGGTGTCGGTCAGGGACGGCAGCAGGTCGGCCAGGCCGGACTCGTGCATCCAGTGGTGGAGGTAGGTGGCGTCGCCGCCGTCGACGAGCAGGACGTCGGCCTCGCGGACCCACGGCATCCACCGCTCCTCGCCGACGGTGGGCAGAGCGGTGAGCTCGAGGACGCCGAGCGACGCCCAGCCGAGGCCGGTGAGGTGCGCGGCCCCCGTCCCGGTCCCTGCGGCGACGGTCCTCTGCACGGATGCGGGGCCGCACATCGGGTGGCCCCACTGCGCGGTCGGGATGCAGAGCGCGCGGGACTCGCCGACGGGCTTGCCGAGGAGCCGTTCGAGCGCCGCCCGGATGCTGGGGTTGGTGACGCCGCCGGACGTGAGCAGGAGCTTCATGGGAGACCTCGCGACGTGGACGGGGTGGTCGACGGGTGGACCGGCGCTGCGGCCGGATCTCATCGTCCCCGCGCGTCGTCGGCTGCGCGAGAACGTGACGCCCGTCGGATCTCGTCGCACGGGCCGCCCTGGACGGCCGGGTCACAGCGGGGTGGCCTAGATTGGCGCGGACGACCGGGCGCGGTCGCCTGCGGGAGCAGGGGGCCGACGCCGACGACGTGAACGAGGGCGGCGACATGACGGACGAGACGCGACCGAGGCTCGACGCGCGGCTGCAGCGGCACGGGATCGCGCGGGACGTGCACCGGGGGCTGTCGAAGGGGATCGACTTCCTGCCGGTCAGCGAGTCGACGAAGGCGATGCTGACGACGCGCAGCGGCGAGGTCGTGGCGTTCGCGGCGGAGACCGGGACGGCGCTCGCCAACGGCGCGGTCGTCGCGGGCAAGGGTGCGGTCGACGCGGCGCGCGAGGGGTACCACGCGTTCGAGACGAAGCGCGAGGAGGAGGCCGCGGCGGCGAAGCGGCCGTTCGCGATCGTCGAGCCGGTGACGGACGCGGCGCCGGAGTCGGCTGCGGCGACGGCCGGCCCGGACGGCGGCGAGGGGGACCTGCTGGCGCGCCTGGAGCGGCTCGGGCAGCTCCGCGACGCGGGGCACCTGTCGGACGAGGAGTTCGCGACGGCGAAGGCGCGGCTGCTCGCCGGCGAGTGACCGGCACGCACTGACGCCTGTCGGCCCGACGGCCCACGGCCGACGGACGAGCCCGCGCGCACGCGCGAGCCCGAGCGGTGGCTCGTCGCTGCAACTGTGAACGGTCACGGATCCGCATCGCATCTGGACAGCCTCTTGCGCGCGAGCCCGGGCGCTGCCGTATGTTGTGCGCGGTCCTTGGCTGGGACCGTGCACAGCGCAGGGTCGCGACGACGCGGCTCTCACGACCCGACGGAGCGTCATGACCGCGCACACCCGACTCCGCACCCGCCCGACGCACGCCATGCGCGTGACGACCGCCGTCACGGCCGCCGCTGCGGCGGTCCTGACTCCCGTGCTCCTGGCGGTGGCCGCCGCGGCCGAGGACGGTCCCGTCGACGCGGGCATCTTCGTCGACAAGGTCGACGGTCTCCCCGCCGACTTCGTGGCGGGCGTCGACGTCTCGTCGGTCCTCTCGCTCGAGGCGAGCGGCACGGTCTTCCGCGACGAGGACGGGCAGCCAGCCGACCTGTTCGAGGTCCTCGCGGACCACGACGTCACCTACGTCCGTGTCCGGGTGTGGAACGACCCCTACGACGCCGACGGCAACGGGTACGGCGGCGGGACGGTCGACGTGCCGCGCGCCGTCGAGATCGGCCGCCGGGCCACCGCCGCCGGGATGCGCGTGCTCGTCGACCTGCACTACTCCGACTTCTGGGCGGACCCGGCCAAGGTGCACGTGCCCAAGGCGTGGGCGGGCCTCGACGCGGCGCAGCGCGCGACGGCCGCGGGCGAGTTCACGCAGGACGCGCTGCAGGACTTCGAGGACGCGGGCGTCGACGTCGGCATGGTGCAGGTCGGCAACGAGTCGAACAACGGCATCGCCGGCATCTCGTGCCCGTCCGCGAGCGCGACCGTCTCGTCGTGGGAGCCGTGCGTCGGCGTCTACGAGGCGGGCGCCGCCGCGGTGCGGTCGGTGTTCCCGGAGGCGCTCGTCGCACTGCACTTCACCAACCCGGAGAACGGCCGGTACGCCACCTACGCGGGCATCCTGGACCACTACGACGTCGACTACGACGTGTTCGCGAGCTCGTGGTACCCGATGTGGCACGGCTCGCTGACCAACCTCACGAGCGTGCTCAAGGACGTCGCCGACACCTACGGCAAGAAGGTCATGGTCGCGGAGACGTCGTGGGCGTCCACGCTCGACAACGGCGACACGCACCCCAACACGGTGAGCTCGGGCTCCCCCGCGGTCGAGGGCTACCCGGTGAGCGTGCAGGGCCAGGCGTGGCTCGTGCGGGACGTGATCCAGGCCGTGCACGACGTCGGCCCGGCCGGCATCGGCGTCTTCTACTGGGAGCC
This genomic interval carries:
- a CDS encoding DUF3427 domain-containing protein, with product MANLEPGLYESLVTRGLQADLDRLPESLSERRRTLDAADAADRIAWHVSQLVERALLDVDDKDRVAVAARVAHGLVGRLGELVELDDAAHLVEPTSVLRAVLRRRPDGAPEELAAPVIPLLDTTLLTNAPGEPSLWSQLKSEIASATAIDLVMAFIRRSGINPLLEDLRRHCASGRPLRVLTTTYTDSTEREALDLLAELGADVRVSYDLGSTRLHAKAWIFHRTPFSTAYVGSSNLTRSATVTGLEWNVRLSAARNPDVIAKFQAVYDSYWSAGDFVPYDPEQFAAEQRRAGNSDHGPRVMLSPLEVRPHPFQSRLLELLEVSRQRGHHRNLLVAATGTGKTVMAALDYARLRRRLGSARLLFVAHREEILDQSLATFRHTLRETQFGEKWVGQSRPRDFDHVFASVQSLNANGLGSLDPEHFDVVIIDEFHHAAAASYERILTAVKPKELLGLTATPERTDGLPILQWFDHRIAAELRLWDAIDQQHLAPFVYYGVHDGLDLREVPWRRGRGYDVEALSNLYTSSDAWARRVIKEVAARANVATLRGLGFCVSVQHARFMAEHFNRHGIAAVAVWGDSPRSDREQALRDLASGRIRVLFSVDLFNEGVDVPDVDTILMLRPTESPTLFLQQLGRGLRKTPHKGACTVLDFVGIHRAEFRFDRRFRALLGGTRRDVEHAVTAGFPFLPAGCHMQLDRKSSEIVLQSVRDAIPSRWPAKVEELRALRRDRGDLTLSAFLEDSGLDLEDVYDGTHSWSDLRTAADAPCRAEGPNERTLRRAVGRLLHVNDRVRTEALTRFASLPAAPDAASLRERDRRLLHMMVAGLADQAITTATTLQDAVDVVWAHPQVLAELVELAAVLERRIDHVHEPLLTHPQAPLQVHARYSRIEILTALGLVDGAKAFAWQSGVLDAKRANADLLAFTLDKSSGGFSPTTRYRDYAITPTLIHWESQSTTRADSATGLRYRNHEREARSILLFARLRADDRAFWFLGPGTYRGHVGERPMAITWELTTPLPGDLFQAFGAAVA
- a CDS encoding nuclease-related domain-containing protein; protein product: MGEFETRHWRRYGKDRTYVLDVATGVQIGYRDNVSGELVPADASTARVLDRWACLADAGFTFATPPAPTGPTAPAVPSLTIPGGEGPRKHTRPPRLDEDLSVRAAGQGARKRANEELEARRAQLGRFRTWVGKVVDARTDERAWRIGAAAEESIGAELERLTPYGWRILHSVPVGANSSDIDHVLIGPPGVFTVNSKHHPGANIWVVSKQVRVNNQPVPYLRNSRHEAARASALLTAAAGVPVTAAAVLVFRLGSGSLTVREHPGDVLVLRATKAARALRALPPSLTAEQVGVVYDAAKRRSTWQPS
- a CDS encoding Type 1 glutamine amidotransferase-like domain-containing protein; translation: MKLLLTSGGVTNPSIRAALERLLGKPVGESRALCIPTAQWGHPMCGPASVQRTVAAGTGTGAAHLTGLGWASLGVLELTALPTVGEERWMPWVREADVLLVDGGDATYLHHWMHESGLADLLPSLTDTVWVGVSAGSMVMTPRIGQYFVEWPSAPDDRTLGVVDFAIFPHLDAFPTNTLAHAERWAADLGVPAYAIDEQTAIAVVDGTTEVISEGRWVQLGA
- a CDS encoding SHOCT domain-containing protein, coding for MARTTGRGRLREQGADADDVNEGGDMTDETRPRLDARLQRHGIARDVHRGLSKGIDFLPVSESTKAMLTTRSGEVVAFAAETGTALANGAVVAGKGAVDAAREGYHAFETKREEEAAAAKRPFAIVEPVTDAAPESAAATAGPDGGEGDLLARLERLGQLRDAGHLSDEEFATAKARLLAGE